A genomic segment from Triticum dicoccoides isolate Atlit2015 ecotype Zavitan chromosome 1A, WEW_v2.0, whole genome shotgun sequence encodes:
- the LOC119316978 gene encoding UDP-glycosyltransferase 73C4-like, producing MASTEREHGEKLRILIVPFFATSHIAPHTDLAVRLAAARPGTVEPRVAVTPANVPVVRSALDRHGHSMASRAVRIATYPFPEVGGLKPGVENLSTAGADAWRIEAAAIDEALTRPAQEALVRELSPDAVFTDVHFFWNSIIAGELGLPCITFSVIGPFSNIVMHHLGGTVTVDGDSGCQEVAVPSFLGPEIRIPRAELPEFLRYQEKDDGFSSPIMAGQARCFGVVVNTFMDLESEYCELYARLGHVKRAYFVRPVSLPLPPAGASAGESPCIRWLGSMPRCSVVYVCFGTYASISGDQLWELALGLEASGKPFLWVLRAEGWAPPAGWEERVGKRGVLVRGWAPQTAILAHPAVGAFLTHCGSSSLLEAAAAGVPMLTWPLVFDQFIEERLVTDVLKIGEKVWSGARSTKEEEKETVPAEAVAQAVARFLEPGGTGEAARGRALELAVKARAAVLDGGSSSCDLRRPIDDLMGTREAVAGGDTSTSRSAEI from the coding sequence ATGGCCTCGACAGAGCGAGAGCACGGCGAGAAGCTGCGGATCCTGATCGTGCCCTTCTTCGCCACCAGCCACATCGCCCCCCACACCGACCTCGCCGTCCGCCTGGCCGCGGCCAGGCCGGGCACCGTTGAGCCTAGGGTGGCGGTCACCCCGGCCAACGTCCCGGTCGTTCGGTCGGCTCTCGACCGGCACGGCCACTCCATGGCGAGTCGAGCCGTCCGGATAGCCACCTACCCTTTCCCGGAGGTGGGCGGCCTCAAGCCGGGCGTCGAGAACCTCTCCACCGCCGGGGCCGACGCGTGGCGCATCGAGGCCGCGGCCATCGACGAGGCGCTGACGCGGCCCGCGCAGGAGGCACTCGTCAGGGAGCTCTCCCCTGACGCCGTCTTCACCGACGTCCACTTCTTCTGGAACTCcatcatcgccggcgagctcggcctGCCGTGCATTACGTTCAGTGTCATCGGACCCTTCTCGAACATTGTGATGCACCACCTCGGCGGTACAGTTACAGTCGACGGCGACTCTGGTTGCCAGGAGGTGGCTGTGCCAAGTTTTCTAGGCCCAGAAATAcggatcccgagggccgaactgcCGGAGTTCTTGAGGTACCAGGAGAAAGACGACGGATTCAGCAGCCCGATCATGGCGGGGCAAGCCAGGTGCTTCGGAGTAGTCGTCAACACGTTCATGGACCTGGAGAGCGAGTACTGCGAGCTGTACGCGCGCCTCGGCCACGTCAAGCGCGCCTACTTCGTCAGGCCAGTGTCGCTGCCGTTGCCACCGGCCGGGGCAAGCGCCGGCGAGTCACCATGCATCCGTTGGCTAGGCTCGATGCCAAGATGCTCGGTGGTGTACGTATGCTTCGGCACCTACGCCTCCATCTCTGGAGACCAGCTCTGGGAGCTGGCTCTTGGACTGGAAGCCTCCGGCAAGCCGTTCCTGTGGGTGCTGAGGGCCGAGGGGTGGGCACCGCCGGCAGGGTGGGAGGAGCGTGTCGGGAAGAGGGGGGTGCTCGTCAGAGGGTGGGCCCCGCAGACTGCAATCCTGGCTCATCCGGCTGTGGGGGCATTCCTGACGCACTGTGGGTCGAGCTCGCTGcttgaggcggcggcggccggcgtgccGATGCTGACGTGGCCGCTGGTGTTCGACCAGTTCATCGAGGAGAGGCTGGTCACGGACGTTCTGAAGATCGGCGAGAAGGTGTGGAGCGGGGCGCGGAGCACGAAGGAGGAAGAGAAGGAGACCGTGCCGGCGGAGGCGGTGGCGCAGGCTGTGGCGAGATTCTTGGAGCCCGGTGGGACGGGGGAGGCGGCGAGGGGCCGAGCGCTGGAGCTCGCCGTGAAGGCTCGCGCGGCCGTGTTGGACGGCGGGTCGTCGTCCTGTGATCTGCGCAGGCCTATCGACGATCTGATGGGGACAAGGGAGGCCGTCGCCGGCGGCGACACTAGTACGTCGCGCTCTGCTGAGATCTAG